Proteins encoded together in one Fusobacterium perfoetens window:
- a CDS encoding immunity 17 family protein, translating to MTNPINDLYIKFMEKIDPYLRKNPYLVGIIGGGLFFFGAIFKWNWICDPTGSPRFMRNVYEIFGEGGVRFFTGLFGAIIMIFSLSLWISERR from the coding sequence ATGACTAACCCTATCAACGATTTATATATAAAGTTTATGGAAAAAATAGATCCTTATTTAAGAAAAAATCCATATCTTGTAGGAATAATAGGAGGAGGATTATTTTTCTTTGGAGCTATTTTTAAATGGAATTGGATTTGTGATCCAACAGGCTCACCAAGATTTATGAGAAATGTATATGAGATTTTTGGAGAGGGTGGAGTTAGATTTTTTACAGGACTGTTTGGAGCAATTATAATGATTTTTTCTTTATCTTTATGGATATCTGAAAGGAGATAG